A genome region from Frankineae bacterium MT45 includes the following:
- a CDS encoding iron uptake system component EfeO codes for MLRPIRLLALVAATGSVTLAGCSGKHPAASASQPVTVNVSVGECGSGWSNPRPGQQQFTLHNTDTRAGEVLLTDAKSGAVFADVEPIGPGTSTPLSINLGSGGYAFRCAMEDESTVTGPTVTVPGDVPRPVPPVLAVTQGDLIAATKSYQQYVTGQLPKLSALTATLATDIAGNQLAGARAAWLPAHLEYERLGAAYGAFGDLDGAINGLANGLPGGVDDPDWTGFHRLEYGLWHGASAAALAPTAARLRADVNALHRTFAAAQIDPLELSIRAHEITENALQFELTGETDYGSGSTLATVAANLDGTQSVLQIIRPLLLTRYSQLPTLTAALATSAHDLATLRTAAGWPALAQLSRPQRELVDSDFSQLSELLAPVASILEPRRPS; via the coding sequence ATGCTCCGCCCGATCCGCCTGCTCGCGCTCGTCGCGGCCACCGGGTCGGTGACCCTGGCCGGGTGCAGCGGGAAGCACCCGGCCGCCTCGGCTAGCCAGCCCGTGACCGTCAACGTCTCGGTCGGGGAGTGCGGCAGTGGCTGGAGCAACCCGCGGCCGGGCCAGCAGCAATTCACCCTGCACAACACCGACACCCGCGCCGGCGAGGTGCTCCTCACCGACGCCAAGTCCGGGGCCGTCTTCGCCGACGTCGAGCCGATCGGTCCGGGGACCAGCACGCCGCTGAGCATTAACCTCGGCTCCGGCGGCTACGCCTTCCGCTGCGCGATGGAGGACGAATCGACGGTCACCGGGCCGACGGTCACCGTCCCCGGCGACGTGCCGCGCCCGGTGCCGCCGGTGCTCGCGGTGACCCAGGGCGACCTGATCGCGGCGACCAAGAGCTACCAGCAGTACGTCACGGGGCAACTGCCGAAGCTCAGCGCGCTCACCGCCACCCTGGCCACCGACATCGCCGGCAACCAGTTGGCGGGGGCCCGGGCGGCCTGGCTCCCGGCGCACCTGGAGTACGAACGCCTCGGTGCCGCCTACGGGGCCTTCGGTGACCTCGACGGGGCGATCAACGGCCTGGCGAACGGCCTGCCCGGCGGCGTCGACGATCCCGACTGGACCGGCTTCCATCGCCTGGAGTACGGACTCTGGCACGGGGCGTCGGCCGCCGCGCTCGCCCCGACCGCGGCCCGGCTGCGCGCCGACGTGAACGCCCTGCACCGCACCTTCGCCGCCGCTCAGATCGATCCGCTGGAGCTGTCGATCCGGGCCCATGAGATCACCGAAAATGCCCTGCAGTTCGAGCTCACCGGCGAGACCGACTACGGCAGCGGATCGACGCTCGCCACCGTGGCGGCCAATCTCGACGGGACGCAGAGCGTGCTGCAGATCATCCGTCCGCTGCTGCTGACGCGGTATTCGCAACTGCCGACCCTCACCGCAGCGCTGGCCACCTCGGCCCATGACCTGGCGACGCTGCGCACGGCCGCGGGCTGGCCGGCGCTGGCGCAGCTTTCGAGGCCACAGCGCGAACTCGTCGACTCCGACTTCAGCCAGCTCAGCGAACTGCTCGCACCGGTGGCCTCGATCCTCGAACCGCGGCGCCCCTCATGA
- a CDS encoding Predicted arabinose efflux permease, MFS family: MTMALQTDPQPRSVTLRSIAPSAFAPALVYEIGNGAIAPVIALTALDVGASTGTAAFMLALLGIGQILGDIPAAALADRVGDRHAMVLAAGMAVLALAGCYFATSLALLGFALILIGASNSTFYLARQSYLTEVVPISLRARAMSTLGGSHRIGLFIGPFIGAAAISLGGLRAAYVVAMLAVTASAVLLMVIPDVDPLPDQPVAVRGGVSSWSMLKTYRRLFATLGIAVLTVGAVRAARQTVLPLWAQHLGLSPEQTSLMFGVASAVDMALFYPSGKVMDRYGRLAIALPSMIILGGAMICIPLTSGFASLTVVAMVMSFGNGIGSGIMMTLGADVAPADSRTRFLAVWRLFNDSGNAAGPVLVSIVATAATLAVGIASVGGVGLIAAGALARWVPRYSPYATPSSMRAIRESHAAVAADAGPPIES, encoded by the coding sequence ATGACGATGGCTCTACAGACCGACCCCCAGCCCCGCAGCGTCACTCTCCGGTCCATCGCACCCTCGGCCTTCGCCCCGGCCCTCGTCTACGAGATCGGCAACGGCGCCATCGCCCCGGTCATCGCCCTCACCGCGCTCGACGTCGGGGCATCCACCGGCACCGCCGCCTTCATGCTGGCCCTGCTCGGCATCGGGCAGATCCTGGGCGACATCCCGGCCGCGGCCCTGGCCGACCGAGTCGGTGACCGGCACGCGATGGTGCTGGCCGCCGGGATGGCCGTGCTCGCCCTCGCCGGGTGCTACTTCGCCACCTCGCTCGCCCTGCTGGGGTTCGCCCTCATCCTCATCGGGGCCTCGAACTCCACCTTCTACCTGGCCCGGCAGTCCTACCTCACCGAGGTGGTGCCCATCTCGCTGCGGGCCCGGGCCATGTCGACGCTGGGTGGGTCGCATCGCATCGGCCTATTCATCGGCCCGTTCATCGGGGCGGCGGCGATCAGCCTCGGCGGTCTGCGGGCCGCCTACGTGGTGGCGATGCTGGCCGTCACCGCCTCCGCGGTGCTGCTGATGGTCATCCCGGACGTCGACCCGCTCCCCGACCAGCCGGTCGCGGTCCGGGGTGGGGTGAGTTCCTGGTCGATGCTCAAGACCTACCGTCGCCTCTTCGCCACGCTGGGCATCGCCGTGCTGACGGTGGGCGCGGTGCGGGCGGCCCGCCAGACTGTGCTGCCGCTCTGGGCCCAACACCTGGGTCTGAGCCCTGAGCAGACCAGTCTGATGTTCGGGGTGGCCAGCGCCGTCGACATGGCACTCTTCTACCCGTCCGGGAAGGTGATGGATCGCTACGGGCGGCTGGCGATCGCGCTGCCGTCGATGATCATTCTCGGCGGCGCGATGATCTGCATCCCGCTCACCAGCGGCTTCGCGTCCCTGACCGTGGTGGCTATGGTGATGAGCTTCGGCAACGGGATCGGCTCCGGGATCATGATGACCCTGGGCGCCGACGTCGCCCCGGCCGACAGCCGCACCCGATTCCTCGCCGTGTGGCGACTCTTCAACGACTCGGGGAACGCGGCCGGGCCGGTGCTCGTCTCGATCGTGGCCACCGCGGCGACGCTGGCCGTCGGCATCGCCTCGGTCGGCGGCGTCGGTCTCATCGCGGCGGGGGCGCTGGCCCGCTGGGTGCCTCGCTACTCGCCGTACGCCACGCCGTCCTCAATGCGCGCCATCCGCGAGAGCCACGCGGCCGTGGCTGCCGATGCGGGCCCGCCGATCGAGTCCTAG
- a CDS encoding enoyl-CoA hydratase, producing the protein MFAEPVAVQSDGPVTTITLNRPEVRNAVDRPTAEALAQAFREFDADESAAVAILHGVGGNFCAGADLKAASTDNVNRIAPDGDAPMGVARMRLSKPVIAAINGYAVAGGLELALWADLRVADEDAVLGIFCRRWGVPLVDGGTVNLPRLIGLSRAMDLILTGRAVGAAEAHEIGLVNRVVPTGTALAAAQQLARELAGFPQLCLRNDRLSTLEQAGLRNDEALANEFVHGMASASDAIQGAARFAEGAGRHGTFDH; encoded by the coding sequence ATGTTCGCCGAGCCGGTAGCCGTCCAGAGCGACGGTCCCGTCACCACCATCACGCTGAACCGGCCGGAGGTACGCAACGCCGTCGACCGACCGACCGCGGAGGCGCTCGCCCAGGCCTTTCGGGAGTTCGACGCCGATGAGAGCGCCGCCGTGGCGATCCTGCACGGGGTCGGCGGAAACTTCTGTGCCGGCGCCGACTTGAAGGCGGCCAGTACGGATAACGTGAACCGCATCGCCCCCGACGGGGATGCCCCGATGGGCGTGGCCCGCATGCGACTCAGCAAGCCAGTCATCGCCGCCATTAACGGGTACGCAGTGGCCGGTGGTCTCGAACTCGCCCTCTGGGCCGACCTGCGGGTCGCCGACGAGGATGCCGTGCTCGGGATCTTCTGCCGGCGCTGGGGTGTTCCCCTGGTCGATGGCGGAACAGTCAACCTTCCACGGCTGATCGGCCTCTCCCGGGCGATGGACCTCATCCTCACCGGCCGCGCGGTCGGGGCCGCCGAGGCCCACGAGATCGGGCTGGTGAACCGGGTCGTCCCGACGGGGACGGCACTGGCGGCCGCCCAGCAACTGGCCCGCGAACTCGCCGGCTTTCCGCAGCTCTGCCTGCGCAACGATCGCCTCTCGACGCTCGAACAGGCCGGCTTGAGAAACGACGAAGCTCTGGCCAATGAGTTCGTCCACGGCATGGCGTCGGCCTCGGACGCCATTCAGGGCGCGGCGAGGTTCGCCGAGGGCGCCGGGCGGCACGGCACCTTCGACCACTGA
- a CDS encoding NTE family protein, with the protein MTFLSTRRSISADSPVVARLRSLRDSYVLTKVMHWRMNRQTLPTWDIPAATRVETSPSGGVAFVFQGGGSLTAPQVGMLRALTEAGIHPDFVIGSSAGALNAVSFANDPTIAGIDRLEQLWMLLRRKHVALWSVRAILGALLGRADGLISNAPLRNLLMTGMVPETLDGTAIPAYVVTTDVTSGEPVVLGSGDSVSALLASCAIPGFYPPVEIDGRRLVDGGVAADVPILQAEQLGALVSYVFPSAEPSEGADLLHGPLQIALHALDHVVAATIRRDVEAARGAVHVMPVVTSPNTNPLDFNDTANMIEQGYRLTVKWLDEHAKAALPGLTPRAAGISLATSRA; encoded by the coding sequence ATGACGTTTCTCAGTACCCGCCGCTCGATCTCGGCCGACAGTCCGGTCGTCGCCCGGCTGCGGTCCCTGCGCGACTCGTACGTGCTCACCAAGGTGATGCACTGGCGGATGAATCGCCAGACCCTGCCGACCTGGGACATCCCGGCCGCGACCCGCGTCGAGACCAGCCCGAGCGGTGGCGTCGCCTTCGTCTTCCAGGGCGGTGGCAGCCTCACCGCCCCGCAGGTCGGGATGCTGCGAGCGCTCACCGAGGCCGGTATTCACCCTGACTTCGTGATCGGCTCGTCGGCCGGTGCGCTGAATGCAGTTTCCTTCGCGAACGATCCGACGATCGCTGGCATCGACCGTCTCGAACAGCTCTGGATGCTGCTTCGGCGCAAGCACGTCGCGCTCTGGTCGGTGCGCGCGATCCTCGGAGCGCTACTCGGGCGTGCGGACGGGCTCATCTCGAATGCCCCGCTGCGTAACCTGCTGATGACCGGGATGGTGCCGGAGACCCTCGACGGTACGGCGATCCCGGCTTACGTCGTCACCACGGACGTGACCTCAGGCGAGCCGGTCGTGCTCGGCTCCGGTGACAGCGTCTCTGCCCTGCTCGCCTCCTGCGCGATCCCCGGTTTCTACCCGCCGGTGGAGATCGACGGGCGGCGCCTGGTGGATGGTGGAGTTGCGGCCGATGTGCCCATCCTGCAGGCCGAGCAGCTCGGTGCGTTGGTGAGCTATGTCTTCCCGTCGGCGGAGCCCTCCGAAGGCGCCGACCTGCTGCACGGCCCGCTGCAGATCGCCCTGCATGCCCTCGATCACGTCGTTGCGGCCACCATCCGGCGCGACGTCGAGGCGGCCCGTGGGGCCGTACACGTGATGCCGGTCGTCACCAGCCCCAACACGAACCCGCTCGACTTCAATGACACGGCCAACATGATCGAGCAGGGGTACCGCCTCACCGTGAAATGGCTTGATGAGCACGCCAAGGCGGCACTTCCCGGCTTGACCCCACGCGCAGCCGGCATCTCGCTCGCAACGAGCAGGGCCTGA
- a CDS encoding transcriptional regulator, TetR family, with product MSYPAVETPAPAGSECPRSESLRSDGLRSDAKSNRERILAAAAQAFAEEGLSISLVEIARRAGVGNATLHRNFTKEQLVQELFEDWFARRQAVAAQALADPDAWHGLVSFLEDVLVVGTRNRAIRPLFAIRPQWRERFRALIGELLQRAQQSGQARPDLTAEDVFLVMLGILRTMGITAETAPEQWRRHLAVVLDGMKSRNADRLPGLSVSAQQLDSELGEWSDRVLRTGLC from the coding sequence GTGAGCTACCCCGCGGTCGAGACGCCAGCACCCGCGGGCTCGGAGTGCCCGCGCTCGGAGAGCCTCCGTAGCGACGGGCTCCGCTCAGACGCCAAGAGCAACCGCGAGCGCATTCTGGCCGCCGCGGCGCAGGCCTTCGCCGAGGAGGGGCTGAGCATCAGCCTCGTCGAGATCGCCCGCCGGGCCGGCGTCGGAAACGCCACCCTCCACCGCAACTTCACCAAGGAGCAGCTCGTCCAGGAGCTCTTCGAGGACTGGTTCGCCCGCCGTCAGGCCGTTGCCGCGCAGGCGCTGGCCGACCCGGACGCCTGGCACGGACTGGTCAGCTTCCTGGAGGACGTCCTCGTCGTCGGCACCCGCAACCGGGCGATTCGACCGCTCTTCGCGATCCGACCCCAGTGGCGTGAGCGGTTCCGGGCGCTCATCGGCGAGCTCCTGCAGCGCGCGCAGCAGTCCGGTCAGGCCCGACCTGACCTGACGGCCGAAGACGTCTTCCTCGTCATGCTCGGCATCCTGCGCACGATGGGGATCACGGCCGAGACGGCGCCCGAGCAGTGGCGTCGGCACCTCGCCGTCGTCCTGGACGGGATGAAGTCGCGCAATGCCGACCGTCTCCCGGGGCTCTCGGTGTCGGCCCAGCAACTCGACAGCGAGCTCGGCGAGTGGAGCGACCGGGTGCTGAGAACTGGCCTCTGCTGA
- a CDS encoding Uncharacterized membrane protein YccC — MPLMFALGEKVLDNPALATFAAFGSFAMLMFVDFSGDRRDRLQAQVALIVTGAVFVCVGTLCSQVVWLSAVAMAIVGFAVLFAGVVSSVLASATTSLLLAFILPVTLTGPPSQIPDRLAGWGLAGAASLIAITLLWPAPTREPLRRGASAACRALAARLRTEIEYLLSDRSESLEREHRQAVEAAQQAVLTLHSGFLATPYRPTGLSTSNRTIVRLVDELTWLATIVTQSSKSRPGLPANKTACAVKGAAANVLERGADLLDVNGGDPAQLVAAQTDLATALERMEQDATQQLPVGDDGMAEFLTSLDPSFRAQELSFAASVIAANIDLTAAAERRTWLERLLGRQPGNLLSPLGAARERAGAHVERHSVWLHNSLRGAAGLGLAVLVANLTGVQHSFWVVLGTLSVLRSNALNTGQNILRALVGTVIGFVIGALLLAMIGTSTTLLWWLLPPVILIAGVAPAAISFAAGQAAFTLTLVILFNIIQPAGWVIGLVRIEDIAIGCIVSLLVGLLFWPRGAGAALRRALAEAYVDSAEYLAGAVETGMLRCDSGAPPPTTSVSDGALRAAAASRRLDDTFRNFLAERGAKPVPLAEVTTMVTGVAGLRLAADAVTQLWQRDDGTAVGDRAAARAELLAFATSVRSWYGDLAATLVDGGALREPSAHDKVADGRLVEAVRHDLRGEDGRASATAVRMIWTGDHLDAARRLEQTIIGAAQAITTPA, encoded by the coding sequence ATGCCCCTGATGTTCGCGCTCGGGGAGAAGGTCCTCGACAACCCCGCGCTGGCCACCTTCGCCGCCTTCGGCTCCTTCGCCATGCTGATGTTCGTCGACTTCTCCGGAGACCGCCGCGATCGCCTGCAGGCCCAGGTCGCGCTCATCGTCACGGGAGCGGTCTTCGTCTGCGTCGGCACCCTCTGCTCGCAGGTCGTCTGGCTCTCGGCGGTCGCGATGGCGATCGTCGGATTCGCCGTACTCTTCGCCGGCGTGGTGAGTTCCGTGCTGGCCAGTGCGACCACGTCGCTGCTGCTCGCCTTCATCCTGCCGGTGACGCTCACCGGACCGCCATCGCAGATCCCCGATCGCCTGGCCGGATGGGGTCTGGCCGGGGCGGCGTCGCTGATCGCAATCACGCTGCTCTGGCCGGCACCGACCCGGGAGCCGCTGCGCCGGGGGGCCAGCGCCGCCTGCCGGGCCCTCGCCGCCCGGCTGCGGACCGAGATCGAATATCTGCTCAGCGACCGGAGCGAGAGCCTCGAACGCGAGCACCGGCAGGCGGTCGAGGCCGCACAGCAGGCCGTCCTCACCCTGCACTCCGGGTTCCTGGCCACGCCCTACCGCCCGACCGGTCTCAGCACGTCGAACCGCACCATCGTCCGGCTCGTCGATGAGCTCACCTGGCTGGCCACGATCGTCACCCAGTCCAGCAAGTCCCGGCCTGGGTTGCCCGCCAATAAGACGGCCTGCGCGGTGAAGGGCGCCGCCGCGAACGTGCTGGAGCGCGGCGCCGACCTCCTCGACGTCAACGGTGGCGATCCGGCGCAACTGGTGGCCGCACAGACGGACTTGGCCACCGCGCTGGAGCGGATGGAGCAGGACGCCACCCAGCAGTTGCCGGTGGGTGACGATGGGATGGCCGAGTTTCTCACCTCTCTGGACCCCAGCTTCCGGGCCCAGGAGCTGAGCTTCGCCGCCTCGGTGATTGCCGCGAACATCGACCTGACGGCCGCGGCCGAGCGGCGGACCTGGCTCGAGCGACTCCTCGGCCGGCAGCCGGGCAACCTGCTCAGCCCCCTTGGCGCGGCTCGTGAGCGGGCCGGCGCGCACGTCGAACGGCACTCCGTGTGGCTGCACAACAGCCTCCGTGGCGCGGCCGGACTCGGGTTGGCCGTCTTGGTGGCGAACCTGACCGGGGTGCAGCACTCCTTCTGGGTGGTCCTCGGCACGCTGTCGGTGCTGCGCTCGAACGCCCTGAACACCGGCCAGAACATCCTGCGCGCGCTGGTGGGGACGGTGATCGGGTTCGTCATCGGGGCGCTGCTGCTGGCCATGATCGGAACCAGCACGACGCTGCTCTGGTGGCTACTCCCGCCGGTGATCCTGATCGCCGGGGTCGCCCCGGCCGCGATCTCCTTCGCCGCGGGTCAGGCCGCCTTCACCCTCACCCTGGTGATTCTCTTCAACATCATCCAGCCGGCCGGGTGGGTCATCGGTCTGGTCCGGATCGAGGACATCGCGATCGGCTGCATCGTGAGCCTCCTCGTCGGTCTCCTCTTCTGGCCGCGGGGCGCTGGTGCGGCCCTGCGCCGAGCGCTGGCCGAGGCCTACGTCGACAGCGCCGAATACCTGGCCGGCGCAGTCGAGACGGGCATGCTCCGCTGCGACTCCGGCGCCCCGCCGCCGACCACGTCGGTGAGTGACGGCGCGCTGCGGGCGGCGGCTGCGTCCCGACGCCTGGATGACACCTTCCGCAATTTCCTGGCCGAACGCGGCGCGAAGCCGGTTCCGCTGGCCGAGGTGACGACGATGGTGACCGGTGTCGCGGGGCTGCGGCTGGCGGCGGATGCGGTGACCCAGCTCTGGCAGCGCGACGACGGGACTGCGGTGGGCGACCGGGCGGCGGCTCGAGCCGAGTTGCTGGCCTTCGCCACGTCGGTACGGAGTTGGTACGGCGATCTCGCCGCGACCCTGGTCGATGGCGGCGCCCTCCGCGAGCCATCGGCGCATGACAAGGTGGCCGACGGGCGGCTGGTCGAGGCGGTGCGTCACGACCTAAGAGGCGAAGACGGACGGGCCAGCGCCACCGCGGTTCGGATGATCTGGACCGGCGATCACCTGGACGCGGCCCGGCGGCTGGAGCAGACGATCATCGGCGCGGCCCAGGCGATCACCACGCCGGCCTGA
- a CDS encoding Acyl-coenzyme A thioesterase PaaI, contains HGG motif, with protein sequence MQPEPQFADETLSIQEQFYPDLPCFGCGPVNEQGLQLRSYAADGGVTATFAPWPEHNNGLGYLNGGIISTVLDCHSAAAVVLEAHRRGWHALGGALLPYVTAGLDVRYLRPAPLIEPVELWAEVIEASEFEITASVELRWEEKPRATATAQWKRWRPR encoded by the coding sequence ATGCAGCCCGAGCCGCAATTCGCTGACGAAACCCTCAGCATCCAGGAGCAGTTCTACCCCGACCTTCCCTGTTTCGGGTGCGGACCGGTGAACGAGCAGGGCCTGCAACTGCGCAGCTACGCCGCCGACGGTGGCGTCACCGCGACCTTCGCGCCGTGGCCGGAGCACAACAACGGTCTCGGCTACCTCAATGGCGGCATCATCTCGACCGTGCTCGACTGCCATAGTGCGGCGGCCGTCGTGCTGGAGGCGCACCGACGGGGCTGGCACGCGCTCGGCGGCGCGCTGCTGCCGTATGTCACCGCCGGGCTGGACGTCCGCTATCTGCGCCCGGCTCCGTTGATCGAACCGGTCGAGCTCTGGGCCGAGGTGATCGAGGCCAGCGAGTTCGAGATCACGGCGTCGGTGGAGCTGCGCTGGGAGGAGAAGCCGCGGGCCACCGCTACCGCGCAGTGGAAGCGCTGGCGACCGCGCTGA
- a CDS encoding sodium/proton antiporter, NhaA family, whose product MSTPVSLPPRPGPTTRVVVPLPRLSPGVRSFMQTESGSALLLLVATVAALVWANLPQWHSYVSFWATPISVEVGNHGLSLDLQHWINDAAMAIFFLVVGLEISREVTVGDLRTIKSVAAPAFGAIGGLALPALFYILINHGGEGAHGWGIPMSTDTAFLVGILALFGPRCPDRLRLFLLTLAIVDDIGAIAVLGIFYTKDVSMLALFISALLVAVLVALRWLGVWRLTPYVLVGILLWLAVHASGVHPTLAGVIVGLLVPAKNIDSVERERLRFFGQALIERASPGRARLAVSAARAAVPANDRLQEALHPVSAFVVVPLFGLANAGVHLNSAVLHDALTSPVTIGIIVALLLGNTIGITLGATIALQTGLGRLPGGVRYGHVIGGAVLAGIGFTISLFVTDLAFDSAHLRDLAKIGVLTGSLLAAVLGSLLLRYLGDRLPMCTLDDETVIPMLPPLPWRDPAAVGVA is encoded by the coding sequence ATGTCGACCCCGGTGAGCCTGCCGCCCCGGCCCGGGCCGACGACCCGAGTGGTCGTTCCGCTGCCCCGGCTCTCGCCCGGGGTCCGCAGCTTCATGCAGACCGAGTCCGGTAGCGCGCTGCTGCTGCTGGTGGCCACGGTGGCGGCACTCGTCTGGGCCAACCTGCCGCAGTGGCACTCCTACGTCTCGTTCTGGGCGACCCCGATCTCCGTCGAAGTCGGCAATCACGGCCTCTCCCTCGACCTGCAGCACTGGATCAACGACGCCGCGATGGCGATCTTCTTCCTGGTCGTCGGTCTGGAGATCAGCCGCGAAGTGACCGTCGGGGACCTGCGCACCATCAAGTCGGTGGCCGCACCGGCCTTCGGCGCGATCGGTGGCCTGGCCCTGCCCGCGCTGTTTTACATCCTGATCAACCACGGCGGTGAGGGTGCCCACGGATGGGGTATCCCGATGTCTACCGACACCGCCTTCCTGGTCGGCATCCTCGCCCTCTTCGGACCGCGCTGCCCCGATCGGCTGAGGCTCTTCCTCCTCACCCTGGCCATCGTCGACGACATTGGTGCCATCGCGGTGCTCGGGATCTTCTATACGAAGGACGTCTCGATGCTCGCGCTCTTTATCTCGGCCCTGCTAGTCGCGGTGCTGGTGGCCCTGCGTTGGCTGGGCGTCTGGCGGCTCACCCCGTACGTGCTGGTCGGCATCCTGCTCTGGTTGGCCGTACACGCCAGCGGCGTCCACCCGACGCTGGCCGGGGTGATCGTCGGGCTGCTCGTCCCGGCCAAGAACATCGACTCGGTGGAGCGGGAGCGGCTGCGCTTCTTCGGACAGGCGCTGATCGAGCGAGCCTCGCCCGGACGGGCCCGGCTGGCCGTCTCGGCGGCGCGGGCGGCGGTGCCGGCCAACGATCGGTTGCAGGAGGCGCTGCATCCGGTGAGCGCCTTCGTCGTCGTGCCACTCTTCGGGCTGGCCAACGCCGGGGTGCACCTCAACTCGGCGGTGCTCCATGACGCGCTGACCTCGCCGGTGACGATCGGGATCATCGTGGCGCTGCTCCTCGGGAACACGATCGGCATCACCCTCGGCGCGACGATCGCGCTGCAGACCGGGCTGGGGCGGCTGCCGGGTGGGGTGCGCTACGGCCACGTCATCGGCGGCGCGGTGCTGGCCGGCATCGGCTTCACCATCTCGCTCTTCGTCACCGACCTGGCCTTCGACAGCGCCCACCTGCGGGACCTGGCCAAGATCGGCGTGCTCACCGGGTCGCTGCTGGCGGCTGTGCTGGGTTCGCTGCTGCTGCGCTACCTCGGCGATCGGCTGCCGATGTGCACCCTCGACGACGAGACCGTCATCCCGATGCTGCCGCCTCTACCCTGGCGCGACCCGGCTGCGGTCGGTGTCGCGTAG
- a CDS encoding Thioredoxin has translation MEDPEFAARHIYGQAEAPVTLLEFGDFECPFCAAAAPILRELVDTSQGQARLVFRHFPLFEPHPHALIAALAAEAAGEQGAFWQLHDELFAHQAHLGDGDLVRLGERLGLDTSTMVGDAAQRFGPAVQTDYAAGAEMGVHGTPTVFVNGDPYTGRLDLPTLRTTVARALRDTDRSRVAPG, from the coding sequence ATGGAAGACCCGGAGTTCGCCGCGCGGCACATCTACGGGCAGGCCGAAGCGCCGGTGACGCTGCTGGAGTTCGGCGACTTCGAGTGCCCGTTCTGCGCAGCCGCAGCACCCATCCTGCGCGAACTCGTCGACACCTCGCAGGGCCAGGCGCGCTTAGTTTTTCGGCACTTTCCGCTCTTCGAGCCGCACCCGCATGCCCTCATCGCGGCGCTGGCCGCGGAGGCCGCTGGCGAGCAGGGCGCCTTCTGGCAGCTGCACGACGAGCTCTTCGCCCATCAGGCCCACCTCGGCGACGGCGACCTGGTCCGTCTCGGAGAGCGTCTCGGACTGGACACCAGCACGATGGTCGGTGACGCCGCGCAGCGCTTCGGGCCGGCCGTGCAGACCGACTACGCCGCCGGTGCCGAGATGGGCGTCCACGGCACTCCGACGGTCTTCGTCAACGGCGATCCGTACACCGGACGCCTCGATCTCCCGACGCTGCGCACCACGGTGGCCCGAGCGCTACGCGACACCGACCGCAGCCGGGTCGCGCCAGGGTAG
- a CDS encoding tRNA-adenosine deaminase, with the protein MDIDEAMVAALVRAEAAAVVGEVPIGAVVLDPSGVPVAEAHNERGLLTDPTAHAEILALRRAGEALGSWHLEGCTLVVTLEPCSMCAGAVVLARVKRLVFGAWDPKAGAVGSLWDVVRDRRLNHRPEVIGGLREEECSTLLEKFFIDRRDQH; encoded by the coding sequence GTGGATATTGACGAGGCGATGGTCGCGGCGCTGGTGCGGGCTGAGGCGGCAGCGGTGGTCGGCGAGGTGCCGATCGGTGCCGTGGTGCTGGACCCCTCAGGAGTGCCGGTAGCCGAGGCCCACAACGAGCGTGGCCTGCTCACAGACCCGACGGCGCACGCCGAGATCCTGGCCCTACGCCGGGCCGGTGAGGCGCTGGGATCGTGGCACCTGGAGGGGTGCACGCTGGTGGTGACGCTCGAGCCCTGCTCGATGTGCGCCGGCGCGGTGGTGCTGGCCCGGGTCAAGCGGCTGGTCTTCGGAGCCTGGGATCCGAAGGCCGGAGCGGTCGGGTCGCTCTGGGACGTGGTGCGTGATCGGCGCCTGAACCACCGCCCCGAGGTGATCGGCGGCCTGCGCGAAGAGGAGTGCTCCACGCTGCTGGAGAAGTTCTTCATCGATCGTCGCGACCAGCACTGA
- a CDS encoding putative tRNA adenosine deaminase-associated protein, producing MPGTGFAVAAYRDGGQWQCSMLPPTVLDDLGVLIAALRSQPAEGGPFVVASVDDEFFLIARSDGVRISLLLSDMTASVEYPLAAQVLERLGEDPPDDEELDEVWPIGDLDLFSDLKLQEEELEQILDDPDAYPDEMLEAIVEAIGLEDEYAAATRSVRH from the coding sequence ATGCCTGGAACCGGATTCGCTGTCGCGGCCTACCGCGACGGTGGGCAGTGGCAGTGCTCCATGCTGCCGCCGACCGTGCTCGACGACCTCGGGGTGCTGATCGCCGCGCTGCGCTCGCAGCCGGCCGAGGGCGGCCCGTTCGTGGTGGCGAGTGTGGACGACGAGTTCTTCCTGATCGCGCGCTCGGACGGAGTGCGGATCTCGCTGCTGCTCAGCGACATGACGGCGTCGGTGGAGTACCCGCTGGCCGCCCAGGTGCTGGAGCGTCTGGGCGAGGATCCGCCAGACGACGAGGAACTCGACGAGGTGTGGCCGATCGGGGATCTCGATCTCTTCTCTGACCTGAAGTTGCAGGAGGAGGAGCTCGAGCAGATCCTCGACGATCCGGACGCGTACCCGGACGAGATGCTGGAGGCGATCGTGGAGGCCATCGGCCTCGAGGACGAGTACGCCGCCGCGACTCGCTCCGTCCGCCACTGA